Within the Metasolibacillus fluoroglycofenilyticus genome, the region AGTAAATAATAAAACAAATGAAACGAGCCATGTAGCGAACGATATTGCGGAAATTGCAAATGGTATTACGCTAAGCTTACATAATATTATGCGTTCTGCTGAACAACAAACAGCAGCTAATGAGGAAATTGCAAGCTCTGCAAATGTATTGGAAACGATGGCGAATGACTTACAGTCGGAGATTAGTCAGTTTAAGGTGCAATCGTAATAAAGGATGGCATCTGAAAAGCTATTTTGAAACGGTCTCTTTGCAACGAGTCAATCTTTTATGTGTCGAAAGTGAAGCAGCAGGTACAAAAATGTTTAGCAAATATTTAATATAAAAGCTTAGGCTGTCCGAAAAGTATTCCTTTTCGGACAGCCTTTTTGGTAATTTAGTAAAAGCTTACTCCACCTATAGACGATGGATAATCAATGGAATTATTATGCATAAAAAATTTTTTGTTTATTATTTTAAAATATTTTATTGAATAGAGAGGGTAATGATTTTTATTTTCTGCATAAGAGAAAGAAGTTGTGTGTTAAGTGATATTGTAGAGAATTTTTGATTGTTTATCAGAGTGGGTAATTTAAGTTCTTTATTTTTCTAATAAAAAAATTATATTTATAAAAATAAAAATTGAATAAAAATTTAGAATATTCATTGAAATATTCTATTAACAATGGTAGCATTTAGTTTGAATTCCTTAAAAATAATAGGGAAGTAAAAATGGAGGTATACTAATGGGAAAATTGAAAGGATTACTATTTTTGGTATTAATGCTGCTTTCCGTAATTCTTGTTGCTTGTAATAGTGACGATGTGGAAAATAGCGAAGTTAATACAGATACAAATACTTCGGGTGAGCAAACAGAAGCGGTTACTGGTGGCGACCTAGTATTGGCGACACTATCAGATGCGGCAAATCTTGACCCACATTTATCAACAGACGTGCCATCTGCCTCCGTGTTGTCCAATATTACAGAAGGACTTGTAAAGAAAAATCAAAACGATGAAATTGTAGGGAGTCTAGCGGAAAGCTGGGAAGCAATTGATGATGTAACTTGGGAATTTAAGCTTGTAGAAGGTGTTAAATTCCATGATGGGGAAGATTTTAATGCGGAAGTTGTAAAGAAAAACTTTGAACGTTTATTAGATCCAGAGATTGCAGCACCACGTGCGTTTTTATTTGAATCTATTAAAGAAGTTGAAGTTGTTGAGGAATATGTAGTGCGCATTCATACGCATTATCCATTCGCTCCACTTATTAACCACTTGAATCATCCAGTAGGTGTAATGATTTCACCGGCACAAATTGACGCAGATTATGAGTCGATGGCTGCTGGTAATAGCCCGGGGCAATTAGTAAATATGGAAGGGCCAGTTGGTACAGGCTTTATGAAGTTTGATTACTGGACAGCAGGGGCGGAAATCAAGCTTGTTAATAACACAGAATATTGGGGGCAAAAGGCATTTGTCGATTCTGTAACAATTAAAGTTATTCCAGAAAGTGCGACACGTGTTGCGGAGCTAGAAACAGGAAATGCGCATATTATCGAACCAATTCAACCGAATGAAGTGGCACTTGTTGAATCTTCTCCGAACAGTGTAGATGTTGCACCAGGTTCGTCTTTGTCATATGTTGGATTCAATGTAGAAAAAGAGCCGTTTAATGATGTTCGAGTACGTCAAGCAATTTCGATGTTAGTTGATCAACAAATGATTATTGATGGTATTTATGATGGCTTTGGGGAGGCAGCAATCGGTCCTTTAGCGCCAAATGTATTTGGCTATGATTCTACTTTACAGCCGTTAACATACAATCTTGAAAAAGCGCAACAATTGCTGACAGAAGCAGGATTTGCAGATGGTTTTAAAACAACAATCTGGACGAATGACAATCCACAGCGTCAGAACATTGCGATTATGCTGCAAGAAGAGTTAAGAAAAGTTAATATTGATGCTGCTATAGAAGTTGTGGAATGGGGAGCATATTTAGCAAAAACAGGCGCAGGTGAGCATGATATGTTTATTTTAGGCTTATCTAACCCAGTTGGAGATGCGGATTACTTCCTAACACAATTATTCCACTCTAAAAATAAGGGAGACCCGGGTAACCGTACTTTCTATGAAAATGCAGAAATTGATTCACTATTAGATCAAGCGCGCGAAGAAATTGATACAACAAAACGTTTAGCGTTATATAAAGAGTTGCAAGAGCGCTTAATCGAAGAAGCTCCAATGGTTTATGTGCACCACCAAGCCTATTTATCTGGCGTGAGTGAACAAATTGAAGGCTATTGGATTAACGATTCCGGTCACCATAAATTACAAAATGTGAAGTTCGTAAAATAAAACGAAAAGCGCATGAAATCAAAGTGTTTGAATTTGATTTCATGCGTTTTTTTATTTAGCCACAAATTAATGACTTGTAGAGAAGAAAAACCTTATTTATTAGGTCTAAAGTACTGATTCGCTCATAAACAAGTGACTTTCGCTCGTAAAGTAGGAGAACTCGCTCGTAAAATCCGCAAATTCGCTCATAACTCCGATGGATTCGCTCATAAAATGCAGAGAGGGGAAGCGCGTTGCTTCCCCTCAACCCATATTAAAATTGTAAGTGCTTTGAGATGTAAGCTTCTACTTCTGTTATCGGCATACTTGCGGGTGCTCCTGCGGTTGTCATGCTGACGCATCACAATCCTCGTCGCAAATCCGTCTGCCGGGTTAAACGTAGAGAGGGGAAGCGACAGGCTTCCCCTCAACCCATATTAAAATTGTAAGTGCTTTGAGATGTAAGCTTCTACTTCTGTTATCGGCATACGGATTTGGTCCATGCTGTCGCGGTGGCGTACTGTTACTTGGCCATCTTCTTTAGAGTCGAAGTCGTATGTGATGCAGAAAGGTGTGCCGATTTCATCTTGGCGGCGGTAGCGTTTACCGATTGATTGGGATTCATCGAAATCCACAGGGAATGCTTTGCGTAAGTTTGCCCATACTTCGCCTGCTTCCTCTGATAGTTTTTTCGATAATGGTAAAACAGCTGCTTTGAATGGTGCTAGAGCAGGGTGGAAGCGTAGAACTGTACGCTTATCATCACCTTCTAGCTGCTCCTCATCGTAAGCGTCACATAGGAATGCTAATGTTACACGGTCAGCGCCTAATGATGGCTCGATGCAGTATGGCACATAACGTTCATTCGTTACAGGGTCGATATATGTGAAGTCCTCACCAGAGTGCTCCATATGCTGTTTTAAATCGTAGTCTGTACGGTCAGCCACACCCCATAGCTCGCCCCAGCCAAATGGGAAGCGGAATTCGATGTCTGTCGTTGCGTTTGAATAGTGAGAAAGCTCATCTGCTTCATGGTCGCGTAGACGCATAGATTCCTCTTTCATGCCAAGGTTTAGGAGCCAGTTTTTGCAAAACTCTTTCCAATAAGCATGCCATTCTAGGTCTTCACCTGGCTTGCAGAAAAATTCTAGCTCCATTTGCTCGAATTCGCGTGTACGGAATGTGAAGTTACCCGGTGTAATTTCATTACGGAATGATTTGCCGACTTGCGCGATACCGAATGGTGTACGTTTACGCATTGAGCGCTGTACGTTTTT harbors:
- a CDS encoding glutathione ABC transporter substrate-binding protein; its protein translation is MGKLKGLLFLVLMLLSVILVACNSDDVENSEVNTDTNTSGEQTEAVTGGDLVLATLSDAANLDPHLSTDVPSASVLSNITEGLVKKNQNDEIVGSLAESWEAIDDVTWEFKLVEGVKFHDGEDFNAEVVKKNFERLLDPEIAAPRAFLFESIKEVEVVEEYVVRIHTHYPFAPLINHLNHPVGVMISPAQIDADYESMAAGNSPGQLVNMEGPVGTGFMKFDYWTAGAEIKLVNNTEYWGQKAFVDSVTIKVIPESATRVAELETGNAHIIEPIQPNEVALVESSPNSVDVAPGSSLSYVGFNVEKEPFNDVRVRQAISMLVDQQMIIDGIYDGFGEAAIGPLAPNVFGYDSTLQPLTYNLEKAQQLLTEAGFADGFKTTIWTNDNPQRQNIAIMLQEELRKVNIDAAIEVVEWGAYLAKTGAGEHDMFILGLSNPVGDADYFLTQLFHSKNKGDPGNRTFYENAEIDSLLDQAREEIDTTKRLALYKELQERLIEEAPMVYVHHQAYLSGVSEQIEGYWINDSGHHKLQNVKFVK
- a CDS encoding glycine--tRNA ligase produces the protein MTQKSMETIVSLAKHRGFVFPGSEIYGGLANTWDYGPLGVELKNNIKKAWWQKFVQESEHNVGLDAAILMNPKAWVASGHVGNFNDPMIDCKACKARHRADKLIEDASLEKTGKEIIVDGMSFEQMKAKMEELEVACPDCGKIDFTDIRQFNLMFKTHQGVTESSSNEIYLRPETAQGIFVNFKNVQRSMRKRTPFGIAQVGKSFRNEITPGNFTFRTREFEQMELEFFCKPGEDLEWHAYWKEFCKNWLLNLGMKEESMRLRDHEADELSHYSNATTDIEFRFPFGWGELWGVADRTDYDLKQHMEHSGEDFTYIDPVTNERYVPYCIEPSLGADRVTLAFLCDAYDEEQLEGDDKRTVLRFHPALAPFKAAVLPLSKKLSEEAGEVWANLRKAFPVDFDESQSIGKRYRRQDEIGTPFCITYDFDSKEDGQVTVRHRDSMDQIRMPITEVEAYISKHLQF